A window of the Amblyraja radiata isolate CabotCenter1 chromosome 5, sAmbRad1.1.pri, whole genome shotgun sequence genome harbors these coding sequences:
- the c5h6orf58 gene encoding protein LEG1 homolog, which yields MAGFILACETFAIVLLTSQLANRLTAHGQERVGGDNKYPPLWDDVPDSLGEFDTINNKTVINPWNYLERMGMYKTLLSVTAKYMSNFGPSNTGNVLWGLPLQHGWQFNTGRLADPSKGSSCGQQAGDPLCISTRSWWSCMNYYLATIPFLGAIEAGFFEDWPLEIKVLQPEEYMDNFCYTAADCRVLNPAMMATWTTFFQLLKITNEYSQMEILPTMSSEEDNIWHHLWMAHVASIEAALPQCSERLAYISPPEAQFGVSWANAVEFIALTHFPTNFNQTNSFQVFLPQRMLLAGDKAPSIPDLSKEENRVLVGLDILYKGNQLTGGWLLKVWRRIMCSEKGRAVGRNLLENAVANPDLILSGIRNLFVEFIKNHHCTTINI from the exons ATGGCAGGATTTATTTTAGCTTGTGAAACATTTGCCATTGTGCTTCTTACTTCACAACTGGCAAATCGTCTGACTGCACATGgacaggagagagtgggaggagataatAAATACCCACCACTTTGGGATGATGTTCCTGATTCACTGGGTGAATTTGATACCATCAATAACAAGACTGTGATCAATCCTTGGAATTACCTCGAACGAATGGGAATGTATAAAACATTACTGAGTGTCACGGCTAAGTACATGAGCAATTTTGGTCCCAGCAACACTGGAAATGTGTTATGGGGGCTGCCACTGCAACATGGCTGGCAGTTTAATACAG GTCGATTAGCTGATCCATCCAAGGGATCATCCTGTGGCCAACAAGCTGGTGACCCACTGTGCATCTCGACAAGAAGTTGGTGGTCTT GTATGAATTACTACTTGGCTACAATACCCTTTTTGGGAGCAATAGAAGCAGGCTTCTTTGAGGATTGGCCTTTGGAAATAAAAGTCTTGCAACCCGAAGAATACATGGATAATTTTTGTTACACTGCAGCTGACTGCCGTGTACTGAACCCTGCGATGATGGCCACATGGACAACTTTCTTTCAG TTACTGAAAATAACAAATGAATATTCCCAAATGGAGATATTACCTACTATGTCATCGGAAGAGGATAATATTTGGCATCATCTGTGGATGGCACATGTTGCATCGATTGAAGCTGCACTTCCACAATGTTCTGAAAG GTTGGCGTACATTTCACCTCCTGAAGCACAGTTTGGTGTCAGCTGGGCGAATGCAGTAGAATTTATTGCTCTTACTCATTTTCCCACTAACTTCAATCAAACCAATAGCTTTCAAGTATTTCTGCCTCAACGGATGCTGTTAGCTGGAGATAAGGCACCATCTATTCCTGACCTAAGTAAAGAGGAGAACAGAGTCTTGGTGGGTCTTGACATTTTATACAAAGGAAACCAATTGACAG GTGGCTGGTTATTGAAAGTGTGGAGAAGGATCATGTGCTCAGAAAAAGGAAGAGCAGTGGGTCGAAACCTTCTGGAAAATGCTGTTGCAAATCCTGATCTCATTTTATCTGGAATACGTAATCTTTTTGTGGAATTCATTAAAAATCATCACTGTACTACAATTAATATCTAA